Proteins co-encoded in one Syntrophorhabdus sp. genomic window:
- a CDS encoding (deoxy)nucleoside triphosphate pyrophosphohydrolase, whose translation MTDPDYLPVTAAVIEKDGRILIARRKLPFPGHPWEFPGGKLEDGETLEECLRREIREELGIEIAVGRLISSRKHVLNCQSAIMLYAYKARHVSGDITLTDHEEVAWVALEDLETYAFPNPDREIVKDILKTGMTG comes from the coding sequence ATGACCGACCCCGATTACCTGCCTGTCACCGCCGCCGTTATTGAAAAGGATGGCAGGATACTCATAGCCCGCCGGAAGCTTCCCTTTCCGGGTCACCCCTGGGAGTTTCCCGGCGGCAAGCTCGAGGACGGCGAGACCCTCGAGGAGTGCCTGAGGCGCGAGATACGGGAGGAACTCGGTATCGAGATAGCCGTGGGCCGGCTCATATCATCGAGAAAACATGTCCTCAACTGCCAGTCGGCCATCATGCTCTATGCCTACAAGGCCCGCCATGTCTCCGGTGACATCACCCTTACCGACCACGAGGAGGTCGCCTGGGTCGCCCTTGAAGACCTCGAGACCTACGCCTTCCCGAACCCGGACCGGGAGATCGTCAAGGACATCCTGAAGACAGGGATGACCGGCTAG
- a CDS encoding MFS transporter gives MGNGISRRSGIFYGWIIVAIAAVGTCTGFGTIYSFSVFFKAWLGEFGSSRAVLSGIYSVGFIIYGIASMVMGWFSDRYGPRKVIATGGSIMAAGCMLTAFCHHTAVLYLTWGLAVGIGVGTCYAPTAATVSKWFVHRKGMAMGILVCGLGMGTLIFSPLSEKLIQAFGWRVAIFVLGIIALSVYVSESLIIRGKPADIGLEPLTAPPKDGVEADPDAARKLDMPEHSMTVAEALRTRNMWFIFVIHGLWMVAVGIIMAHFVPYATDQGTNVNRAAAMMGSVGAMSVVGRFSLGVLTEKWGIKRSFIIILCCQCFTMFLPFLGSSQWQLWAFVVIFGFGYGGLASIFPLAHAELFGVKAMGSLFGISLLGATIGGSAGPLIAGFSFDITRSYFTAFAAGAISIAIAIILATGIKKKA, from the coding sequence GTGGGAAACGGCATTTCTCGTCGAAGCGGTATCTTCTATGGCTGGATCATCGTCGCCATTGCGGCTGTGGGAACCTGCACCGGTTTTGGGACGATCTATTCCTTCAGCGTCTTCTTCAAGGCCTGGTTAGGAGAGTTCGGAAGCTCTCGCGCCGTCCTTTCGGGCATCTACTCCGTCGGTTTCATCATTTACGGCATCGCCTCCATGGTAATGGGCTGGTTCTCGGACAGGTACGGCCCCCGGAAGGTTATCGCCACAGGGGGTTCCATCATGGCTGCGGGCTGCATGCTCACGGCCTTCTGCCACCATACAGCCGTCCTTTACCTGACCTGGGGCCTCGCAGTCGGCATCGGGGTCGGCACCTGCTACGCCCCCACGGCCGCCACCGTCTCCAAGTGGTTCGTCCACCGCAAGGGCATGGCCATGGGCATCCTCGTCTGCGGCCTTGGCATGGGCACGCTCATATTTTCACCCCTGTCGGAGAAGCTGATCCAGGCTTTCGGCTGGCGAGTCGCCATCTTCGTCCTGGGAATTATCGCATTGTCGGTATATGTCTCGGAGTCCCTGATCATTCGCGGAAAACCAGCTGACATTGGCCTCGAACCGCTGACCGCCCCGCCGAAGGACGGCGTGGAAGCGGACCCTGACGCCGCCCGCAAGCTCGATATGCCGGAACATTCCATGACCGTGGCCGAGGCGCTGAGGACAAGGAACATGTGGTTCATCTTCGTCATACACGGCCTCTGGATGGTGGCGGTCGGGATCATCATGGCCCATTTCGTGCCCTACGCCACCGACCAGGGAACCAATGTGAACAGGGCGGCGGCCATGATGGGATCCGTCGGTGCCATGAGCGTCGTCGGGCGGTTCTCCCTCGGGGTCCTGACCGAAAAGTGGGGGATAAAACGCTCCTTCATCATAATCCTCTGCTGCCAGTGCTTTACCATGTTCCTTCCCTTCCTCGGCAGCTCCCAATGGCAGCTCTGGGCGTTCGTCGTCATCTTCGGGTTCGGATACGGGGGCCTTGCCTCCATATTCCCCCTTGCCCACGCGGAGCTCTTCGGGGTCAAGGCCATGGGCTCCCTTTTCGGGATCTCCCTTTTGGGCGCCACCATAGGCGGCTCCGCCGGCCCCCTCATCGCCGGCTTCTCCTTCGACATCACCCGCTCCTACTTCACGGCCTTCGCCGCCGGCGCGATCTCCATAGCCATAGCCATCATCCTCGCCACAGGAATAAAGAAAAAAGCTTGA